In Myxococcus stipitatus, the following are encoded in one genomic region:
- the carF gene encoding plasmanylethanolamine desaturase: MKKTNEIKTQVRLQDAQALADGYSPAIRAMEIGAIVSFMALELFLVYRLYTNPHGGPWLLLSAVLLGYLAADFVSGFVHWMGDTWGSTNMPILGKALIRPFREHHVDEKAITRHDFVETNGNNCLISLPVAVAAVSMPLSNSGWVFCASFLGAMIFWVMATNQFHKWSHMDTPPALIGFLQRIHLILPPAHHRIHHTAPFNKYYCITVGWLNWPLNAVSFFPLMERLVTRVTGLVPREDDIGDEAARALVEVQGSTEAPVVQAAKELLTKATTEDAAPAPAPTRPSA; the protein is encoded by the coding sequence ATGAAGAAGACGAACGAGATCAAGACCCAGGTCCGCCTCCAGGACGCTCAGGCCCTGGCGGACGGGTACTCACCCGCCATCCGCGCCATGGAGATTGGAGCCATCGTCAGCTTCATGGCGCTGGAGCTCTTCCTGGTGTACCGGCTCTACACCAACCCGCACGGCGGCCCGTGGCTCCTCTTGAGCGCGGTGCTCCTGGGCTACCTGGCCGCGGACTTCGTCTCCGGCTTCGTGCACTGGATGGGCGACACGTGGGGCTCCACGAACATGCCCATCCTGGGCAAGGCCCTCATCCGCCCCTTCCGCGAGCACCACGTCGACGAGAAGGCCATCACCCGCCACGACTTCGTGGAGACCAACGGCAACAACTGCCTCATCTCCCTGCCCGTGGCCGTGGCCGCCGTGTCCATGCCGCTGAGCAACTCCGGCTGGGTGTTCTGCGCCAGCTTCCTGGGCGCGATGATTTTCTGGGTGATGGCGACCAATCAGTTCCACAAGTGGTCGCACATGGACACGCCGCCGGCGCTCATCGGCTTCCTGCAGCGCATCCACCTCATCCTGCCGCCGGCGCACCACCGCATCCACCACACCGCGCCGTTCAACAAGTACTACTGCATCACCGTGGGCTGGCTGAACTGGCCGCTCAACGCGGTGAGCTTCTTCCCGCTGATGGAGCGGCTTGTCACGCGCGTCACGGGCCTGGTCCCTCGCGAGGATGACATCGGCGACGAGGCCGCGCGTGCGCTGGTGGAGGTCCAGGGCTCCACCGAGGCCCCCGTCGTCCAGGCGGCCAAGGAGCTGCTCACCAAGGCCACCACCGAGGACGCCGCGCCCGCGCCCGCCCCCACGCGCCCCTCCGCCTGA
- a CDS encoding lysophospholipid acyltransferase family protein: MFYACVRAVVAVCLRLFYRVKVNAPGAEPEGPVLFVGNHPNGLIDPGLVFIITRRPVTFLAKAPLFSLPVLGWLLKGLDALPVYRKQDDPTKMGGNEGTLDAAKGALLQGRAITIFPEGKSHSEPGLAELKTGASRIALSAAKEGAAVRIVPVGLTYAEKNVFRSEVLIDVGPAIEVASFLPSDAASESESVRALTDRIAEGLRAVTLNLEQWADLPLVQLAEQLYSFKQGQVLDAERLRLWARGVQLFRAREPERFEGVRAHLASFQRRLGLVHAERLKDLALVYRPGNVVPFVVKNLLSLILGLPLFVLGLVLFWLPYQVPRAVSRKVELDVQATVKFLTAFVLALVWWGGLTVAAGVWGGAWWAGLTFLAVPPLALFTLYFAERWDVLRRDIDVFFTLGSRVRLKSLLLSDGERLAAEVERLADEYRPQVDAAVRR, translated from the coding sequence GTGTTCTATGCCTGTGTCCGTGCCGTGGTCGCGGTGTGTCTGCGCCTCTTCTACCGGGTGAAGGTGAATGCACCTGGCGCCGAGCCGGAGGGCCCTGTGCTGTTCGTGGGCAATCACCCCAATGGCCTCATCGACCCGGGGCTCGTCTTCATCATCACCCGCCGCCCGGTGACGTTCCTCGCGAAGGCGCCGCTGTTCTCACTGCCTGTCCTGGGGTGGCTGCTCAAGGGCCTGGATGCGCTGCCGGTGTATCGCAAGCAGGATGACCCCACGAAGATGGGCGGCAACGAGGGCACGCTCGACGCCGCGAAGGGCGCGCTGCTCCAGGGGCGCGCCATCACCATCTTCCCCGAGGGGAAGAGCCACTCCGAGCCAGGGCTCGCGGAGCTGAAGACAGGGGCGTCGCGCATCGCGCTGAGCGCGGCGAAGGAGGGCGCCGCCGTGCGCATCGTCCCCGTGGGCCTCACGTATGCGGAGAAGAACGTCTTCCGCAGCGAGGTCCTCATCGACGTGGGCCCCGCCATCGAAGTCGCTTCGTTCCTCCCCTCGGACGCCGCTTCCGAGTCCGAGTCCGTGCGTGCCCTCACCGACCGCATCGCCGAGGGACTCCGCGCCGTGACGCTCAACCTGGAGCAGTGGGCGGACCTGCCGCTGGTGCAGCTCGCCGAACAGCTCTATTCCTTCAAGCAGGGACAGGTGCTCGACGCGGAGCGGCTGCGGCTGTGGGCGCGCGGCGTGCAGTTGTTCCGCGCGCGTGAGCCGGAGCGGTTCGAGGGCGTGCGCGCTCACCTCGCGTCCTTCCAGCGCCGGCTGGGGCTGGTGCACGCGGAGCGCCTCAAGGACCTCGCGCTCGTCTACCGGCCGGGCAATGTGGTGCCCTTCGTGGTGAAGAACCTGCTGTCGCTGATACTGGGGCTGCCGCTGTTCGTGTTGGGCCTGGTGCTCTTCTGGCTGCCGTATCAGGTCCCCAGGGCTGTCAGCCGCAAGGTGGAGTTGGATGTGCAGGCGACGGTGAAGTTCCTCACCGCGTTCGTCCTGGCGCTCGTCTGGTGGGGTGGTCTCACCGTCGCCGCTGGTGTCTGGGGCGGGGCGTGGTGGGCGGGGCTGACGTTCCTCGCGGTGCCACCCCTGGCGCTCTTCACGCTCTACTTCGCCGAGCGTTGGGACGTGCTGCGCCGGGACATCGACGTGTTCTTCACGCTGGGCAGCCGCGTACGGCTCAAGTCGCTGCTGCTCTCGGATGGAGAGCGGTTGGCGGCGGAGGTGGAGCGGCTGGCCGATGAGTATCGGCCGCAAGTGGATGCGGCGGTCAGGCGGTAG
- a CDS encoding TonB family protein: protein MQSAVSHSLLVNRSARVSPFVLASVVGHIVLLLAAVLYARFNSAPKVDLTAQPIRATLVRQGKPRDSKLLPRKEQLPPPPKQVDAPKPTPEAPPAPPSNAVAVPIPGVKPEPTSSPKPAPVKGEKEGEDRRKRLFGAFDKTAKAAPDEEPEGAEDGDPDGDSATAEGERYFGLLQVQVRRNYSVADTIPESERMHLKALVALRLGRSGEVLDVKLTKPSGNDLFDSAVLAAVRKASPFSPPPDHLRDALQKNGVNLSFNAL from the coding sequence ATGCAATCCGCGGTGAGCCACAGCCTGCTCGTCAACCGCTCCGCGCGTGTGTCGCCGTTCGTCCTCGCGTCGGTGGTGGGGCACATCGTCCTGCTGCTGGCCGCGGTGCTGTACGCGCGCTTCAACAGCGCGCCCAAGGTGGACCTGACCGCGCAGCCCATCCGCGCCACGCTGGTGCGACAGGGCAAGCCTCGGGACTCCAAGCTCCTGCCGCGCAAGGAGCAACTGCCTCCGCCTCCCAAGCAGGTGGACGCACCCAAGCCCACGCCGGAGGCGCCCCCCGCGCCTCCCTCCAATGCCGTCGCGGTGCCCATCCCAGGCGTCAAGCCGGAGCCGACCTCCTCGCCCAAGCCCGCGCCCGTCAAGGGCGAGAAGGAAGGCGAGGACCGGCGCAAGCGCCTCTTCGGCGCGTTCGACAAGACGGCCAAGGCGGCCCCGGATGAAGAGCCCGAGGGCGCCGAGGACGGAGACCCGGACGGAGACTCCGCCACCGCCGAGGGCGAGCGCTACTTCGGCCTGCTCCAGGTCCAGGTGCGCCGCAACTACAGCGTCGCGGACACCATCCCGGAGTCGGAGCGCATGCACCTCAAGGCCCTGGTGGCGCTGCGCCTGGGCCGCTCGGGTGAAGTGCTCGATGTGAAGCTCACGAAGCCCAGTGGGAATGACTTGTTCGACTCGGCGGTCCTCGCCGCCGTGCGCAAGGCCTCTCCCTTCTCGCCACCTCCCGACCACCTTCGAGACGCGTTGCAGAAGAACGGCGTCAACCTGAGTTTCAACGCCCTATGA
- the tolR gene encoding protein TolR, protein MGMGGGNRGGGRTTMSEINVTPMVDVMLVLLIIFMVTAPLIQQGVKVNLPETKAAPVEATEKKVVLSIDAGKKVYIGDAEVAMEELETKLAANAKVQADKEVFLHADRDVPYGVVVEVMAAAQRAGINNVGMITDPSTGSKTSNAASTSKKPKEAKR, encoded by the coding sequence ATGGGAATGGGCGGAGGCAATCGCGGCGGTGGCCGCACCACGATGAGCGAAATCAACGTCACGCCCATGGTGGACGTGATGCTGGTGCTGCTCATCATCTTCATGGTGACCGCGCCCCTCATCCAGCAGGGCGTGAAGGTGAACCTGCCGGAGACCAAGGCCGCGCCCGTGGAGGCCACGGAGAAGAAGGTCGTCCTCTCCATCGACGCGGGCAAGAAGGTCTACATCGGCGACGCCGAGGTGGCGATGGAGGAGCTGGAGACGAAGCTGGCCGCCAACGCCAAGGTGCAGGCGGACAAGGAGGTCTTCCTCCACGCCGACCGCGACGTGCCCTACGGCGTCGTGGTGGAGGTCATGGCGGCGGCGCAGCGCGCGGGCATCAACAACGTGGGCATGATCACGGACCCGTCCACGGGGTCCAAGACGTCCAATGCCGCGTCGACCTCGAAGAAGCCGAAGGAGGCGAAGCGCTAG
- a CDS encoding Ppx/GppA phosphatase family protein: MPRFATIDVGTNSVLLLVAERTDEGRFEPVLERAEITRLGRGVDATRQLSAEGMEATLSVLESFAREAREAGAQDIAVSATSAARDASNGPEFLAAAKERAGVTVEIISGQMEAELSFAAVHADFASESAGPLLVLDIGGGSTEFIYGNPAGHVAFRHSFDVGAVRMTERFVTSDPLSSENRARIQAHLRDTFKALPPPPPDAALVGVAGTVTTLYAVQHAIDPYDAERVHGGSLSLGELTALVDRLCQMPVEERRALPGMQPKRADVIPAGALILLESVKALGLEGCRVSDRGLRWGLLAHRFGAGASRS, from the coding sequence ATGCCGCGATTCGCAACCATCGATGTAGGGACCAACTCCGTGCTCTTGCTGGTCGCGGAGCGCACCGACGAAGGCCGCTTCGAGCCTGTCCTGGAGCGCGCCGAAATCACCCGGTTGGGGCGAGGCGTGGATGCCACCCGTCAGCTGTCCGCCGAGGGCATGGAGGCAACGCTGTCCGTGCTGGAGTCCTTCGCGCGAGAGGCTCGCGAAGCCGGCGCCCAGGACATCGCGGTGTCCGCCACCAGCGCGGCGCGCGACGCGAGCAATGGCCCGGAGTTCCTCGCCGCCGCGAAGGAGCGCGCGGGCGTCACGGTGGAGATCATCTCCGGGCAGATGGAGGCGGAGCTGTCGTTCGCGGCGGTGCACGCGGACTTCGCGAGCGAGTCCGCGGGCCCGCTGCTCGTGCTCGATATCGGCGGAGGCTCCACGGAGTTCATCTATGGCAACCCCGCGGGCCACGTGGCCTTCCGTCACAGCTTCGACGTGGGCGCGGTGCGGATGACCGAGCGCTTCGTGACGTCCGACCCACTCTCCTCGGAGAACCGCGCACGCATCCAGGCGCACCTGCGCGACACGTTCAAGGCCCTGCCCCCGCCTCCTCCCGATGCGGCGCTGGTGGGTGTCGCTGGCACCGTGACGACGCTGTACGCCGTGCAGCACGCCATCGACCCTTATGACGCGGAGCGGGTCCACGGCGGCTCGCTCTCGCTGGGTGAGTTGACGGCGCTGGTGGACCGGCTCTGCCAGATGCCGGTGGAGGAGCGTCGCGCGCTCCCGGGCATGCAGCCCAAGCGCGCGGACGTCATCCCCGCTGGAGCACTCATCCTCCTGGAGTCGGTGAAGGCCCTGGGGTTGGAGGGATGCCGGGTGAGTGACAGGGGACTGAGATGGGGACTGCTCGCGCACCGGTTCGGCGCGGGGGCCTCCCGGTCATGA
- the murI gene encoding glutamate racemase, with protein sequence MRQASHSPIGVFDSGVGGLTVLKSLMEHLPHESTVYLGDTARVPYGTKSGEVVTRYSLKNAEFLLERGIKLLVVACNTASSVALPALEAALPVPVVGVIGPGAQAALARTQGGGVGVIGTQGTIRSGAYQRALESLDPRVRVKARACPLFVPLAEEGWTTGDVPMLTAREYLGEFARDGVDTLVLGCTHYPLLKGVIQEVVGPKVALVDSAEATAQAVAALLERMELLAPGTGTPSHTYFVTDVPERFAEVGARFLGRPIASAEQVDLKF encoded by the coding sequence ATGCGGCAAGCCAGCCACAGTCCCATCGGTGTCTTCGATTCAGGTGTCGGAGGGCTCACGGTCCTCAAGTCGCTCATGGAGCACCTTCCCCATGAGAGCACGGTGTACCTGGGGGACACGGCGCGAGTCCCCTACGGCACCAAGTCCGGCGAGGTGGTGACGCGCTACTCGCTGAAGAACGCGGAGTTCCTGCTCGAGCGCGGCATCAAGCTGCTGGTGGTGGCGTGCAACACGGCGTCATCCGTGGCGCTGCCGGCGCTGGAGGCGGCGCTGCCCGTGCCGGTGGTGGGGGTGATTGGTCCGGGGGCGCAGGCGGCGCTCGCGCGGACGCAGGGCGGCGGCGTGGGGGTCATCGGCACGCAGGGCACCATCCGCTCCGGGGCCTATCAGCGCGCGCTCGAGTCCCTGGACCCGCGGGTGAGGGTGAAGGCCCGCGCGTGCCCGCTCTTCGTGCCGCTGGCGGAGGAAGGGTGGACCACCGGGGACGTGCCCATGCTGACGGCGCGTGAGTACCTGGGAGAGTTCGCCCGCGACGGCGTGGACACCCTGGTGCTGGGGTGCACGCACTACCCGCTGCTCAAGGGCGTCATCCAGGAGGTCGTGGGACCCAAGGTGGCGCTGGTGGACTCGGCGGAGGCCACCGCGCAGGCCGTGGCGGCGCTGCTGGAGCGCATGGAGCTCCTGGCGCCGGGGACGGGTACGCCGTCTCACACGTACTTCGTCACCGACGTGCCCGAGCGCTTTGCCGAGGTGGGAGCGCGGTTCCTGGGCCGGCCCATCGCCAGCGCGGAGCAGGTGGACCTGAAGTTCTGA
- a CDS encoding MotA/TolQ/ExbB proton channel family protein — protein sequence MTPHLPLALGAMNYVEIIRDASFIELAVLLLLMGVSVASWALIAMKASQLAKARAQSLTFLDTFWKASRLEAIYQTAQKLDASPLSKVFCAGYEELTKLAQAKEGGAEGAMAERLGGIENVERALNRASTSQITELEARVSFLGTVGAASPFVGLFGTVIGILSAFNQIAEQGNATLATVAAPVGNALFATAAGLFAAIPAVVAYNSFVSRIKVFDTEMSNFSADFLNIIKRHFFR from the coding sequence ATGACGCCCCACTTGCCCCTGGCGCTCGGCGCCATGAACTACGTGGAGATCATCCGCGACGCTTCCTTCATCGAGCTGGCCGTCCTGCTGCTCCTGATGGGGGTCTCCGTGGCTTCCTGGGCCCTCATCGCGATGAAGGCCTCCCAGCTCGCCAAGGCACGCGCACAGTCTCTCACCTTCCTCGACACCTTCTGGAAGGCGTCCCGGCTGGAGGCCATCTACCAGACGGCCCAGAAGCTCGACGCCTCGCCCCTGTCCAAGGTCTTCTGCGCTGGCTACGAGGAGCTGACCAAGCTGGCTCAGGCCAAGGAAGGCGGCGCCGAGGGCGCCATGGCCGAGCGGCTGGGCGGCATTGAAAACGTGGAGCGAGCGCTCAACCGCGCCTCGACGTCGCAAATCACGGAGTTGGAGGCGCGCGTGTCGTTCCTCGGCACGGTGGGCGCGGCGTCGCCGTTCGTGGGCCTGTTCGGCACGGTCATCGGCATCCTCAGCGCGTTCAACCAGATTGCCGAGCAGGGCAACGCCACGCTGGCCACGGTGGCGGCGCCGGTGGGCAACGCGCTGTTCGCCACGGCGGCGGGCCTGTTCGCGGCGATTCCGGCCGTGGTCGCCTACAACTCGTTCGTCAGCCGCATCAAGGTGTTCGACACGGAGATGTCCAACTTCTCCGCGGACTTCCTCAACATCATCAAGCGTCACTTCTTCCGGTAG
- the tolB gene encoding Tol-Pal system beta propeller repeat protein TolB codes for MKALLLSLVLLPLAALAQTPTIEISGANFRPLPVAVPAPLSQNEGAKAQANAFDAAFVFDLSASGILQVLDRKSFTADPKEGMAAGTITFSRWADVGAEALVKVSLADDAGTLRGELRLFNVGTGREDLKVTKDAPASSPSLLAHRLADALYRHFTREPSPFLSRIAYVRKAGTNRDIVVADWDGGNPVALTKGGINILPSLSNDGAQVAYTSYRKNRPDIWVQRPGGEAKLVVSDGQMATGGAFSPDGKRLAYSLAEGESAQVYVANADGSGAKAITDTPYGLNTSPTWSPDGKRIAFVSNRGGSPQIYIMGADGSGVRRLTFQGNYNQTPDWSPRGDLIVFTARDERNAFDLFTVNVETGKVTRMTQDQGNNEEPAFSPNGRLILFTSTRAGGTQLFVMTADGNNQLPLRAEKGTLLTPDWAPLADAQ; via the coding sequence ATGAAAGCCCTGCTCCTCTCCCTCGTCCTCCTCCCGCTCGCGGCGCTCGCGCAGACTCCGACGATTGAAATCTCCGGCGCCAACTTCCGCCCGCTGCCCGTGGCAGTGCCCGCGCCCCTCTCCCAGAACGAGGGCGCCAAGGCGCAGGCCAATGCCTTCGACGCGGCCTTCGTCTTCGACCTGTCCGCCTCCGGCATCCTCCAGGTGTTGGACCGCAAGAGCTTCACCGCCGACCCCAAGGAGGGCATGGCGGCGGGCACCATCACCTTCAGCCGCTGGGCGGACGTGGGCGCCGAGGCGCTGGTGAAGGTGTCCCTGGCGGATGACGCCGGCACGCTGCGCGGTGAACTGCGCCTGTTCAACGTGGGCACCGGGCGCGAGGACCTGAAGGTCACCAAGGACGCGCCGGCGAGCAGCCCGTCGCTCCTGGCCCACCGGCTGGCGGACGCGCTGTACCGGCACTTCACGCGCGAGCCCAGCCCGTTCCTGTCTCGCATCGCCTACGTGCGCAAGGCGGGCACCAACCGCGACATCGTCGTGGCGGACTGGGATGGCGGCAACCCCGTGGCGCTCACCAAGGGAGGCATCAACATCCTTCCCTCGCTGAGCAACGACGGCGCGCAGGTGGCTTACACGTCGTATCGCAAGAACCGCCCGGACATCTGGGTGCAGCGCCCCGGTGGCGAGGCGAAGCTGGTGGTGTCCGACGGACAGATGGCGACGGGGGGTGCCTTCTCTCCGGATGGCAAGCGCCTGGCGTACTCGCTGGCCGAGGGTGAGAGCGCGCAGGTCTATGTGGCGAACGCGGACGGCTCGGGTGCCAAGGCCATCACCGACACGCCCTACGGCCTGAACACCAGCCCCACCTGGTCTCCCGACGGCAAGCGCATCGCCTTCGTCTCCAACCGTGGTGGCAGCCCGCAAATCTACATCATGGGCGCGGATGGCTCGGGCGTGCGGCGGCTCACCTTCCAGGGCAACTACAACCAGACGCCGGACTGGTCTCCGCGCGGAGACCTCATCGTCTTCACCGCGCGCGACGAGCGCAACGCGTTCGACCTCTTCACCGTCAACGTGGAGACGGGCAAGGTGACGCGCATGACGCAGGACCAGGGCAACAACGAGGAGCCCGCGTTCTCGCCCAACGGCCGGCTCATCCTCTTCACGTCCACCCGCGCGGGTGGCACGCAGCTCTTCGTGATGACGGCGGACGGCAACAACCAGCTCCCCCTCCGGGCGGAGAAGGGCACGCTGCTGACGCCGGACTGGGCGCCCCTGGCGGACGCCCAGTAG
- a CDS encoding aminotransferase class V-fold PLP-dependent enzyme → MSAPFRSHWGLDPEVRFLNHGSYGACPTAVLQKQAELRARMESEPVRFLHREIEPLLDEARARLADFVGADPEDVSFVPNATGGVTTVLRSLRFEPGDELLTTDHEYNASRNALDFVSETWGAKVVVAKLPWPVSSPDAVVDAVLAHVTPRTRLLLVDHVSSQTALVMPLAKLVSELRARGVETLVDGAHGPGMVPLSLRSLGAGYYTGNCHKWLCSPKGAAFLYVRRDLQAGVTPLAVSHGRNSPRTDRSRHRLLFDWTGTFDPTAALCVPEALRVMGNMLPGGWPEVMASNRDKALAARKMLCDRLKVAPACPEEMVGSMAVVTLPPGYPERPEPPLYLDPLHLRLFDEHRIEVPIVAWPKPPHRHVRVSAQLYNTPDEYVALAEALEVLLR, encoded by the coding sequence ATGAGCGCCCCCTTCCGTTCCCACTGGGGATTGGACCCCGAGGTCCGATTCCTCAACCATGGCTCGTACGGCGCGTGCCCCACCGCGGTGCTCCAGAAGCAAGCGGAGCTGCGCGCACGCATGGAGTCCGAGCCCGTCCGCTTCCTCCATCGTGAAATCGAGCCGCTGCTCGACGAGGCCCGCGCGAGGCTCGCGGACTTCGTGGGCGCGGACCCGGAGGACGTGTCCTTCGTCCCCAACGCCACCGGCGGCGTCACCACGGTGCTGCGCTCGCTGCGCTTCGAGCCTGGCGACGAGCTGCTCACCACGGACCACGAATACAACGCCAGCCGCAACGCGCTGGACTTCGTCTCGGAGACGTGGGGCGCGAAGGTGGTGGTGGCGAAGCTGCCCTGGCCGGTGAGCTCTCCCGATGCGGTGGTGGACGCGGTGCTCGCGCACGTGACGCCGCGCACGCGCCTCTTGCTCGTCGACCATGTCTCCAGTCAGACGGCGCTGGTGATGCCGCTCGCGAAGCTCGTCTCCGAGCTGCGCGCGCGGGGCGTGGAGACGCTGGTGGACGGCGCGCACGGACCGGGCATGGTGCCGCTATCGCTGCGCTCGCTGGGCGCGGGCTACTACACGGGCAACTGTCACAAGTGGTTGTGCTCACCCAAGGGCGCGGCCTTCCTTTACGTGCGCCGCGACTTGCAAGCGGGAGTGACACCGCTGGCGGTGAGCCATGGGCGCAACTCGCCCCGCACGGACCGTTCACGACACCGGCTGCTGTTCGACTGGACGGGGACGTTCGACCCCACCGCGGCGCTCTGTGTCCCGGAGGCGCTGCGCGTCATGGGAAACATGCTCCCCGGGGGTTGGCCCGAGGTGATGGCCAGCAATCGCGACAAGGCCCTGGCGGCGCGCAAGATGCTCTGTGATCGGCTCAAGGTGGCGCCGGCCTGCCCCGAGGAGATGGTGGGAAGCATGGCCGTGGTGACACTGCCTCCAGGGTATCCAGAGCGGCCCGAGCCCCCCCTCTACCTGGACCCGCTCCACCTGCGCTTGTTCGACGAACACCGCATCGAGGTGCCCATCGTCGCCTGGCCCAAGCCACCCCACCGTCACGTGCGAGTGTCCGCGCAGCTCTACAACACACCCGATGAATACGTCGCGCTGGCGGAGGCTTTGGAAGTGCTCTTGCGTTGA
- a CDS encoding MFS transporter codes for MSTSSVSLSPSPAAAPATPAANAGYALLILTLINLVNYLDRYIVAVALPGIQQEFHINDTQAGLLGTMFILVFMLASPVGGYLGDRYPRRLLVAGGVLLWSLATGASGLATSFAALLIARAVIGIGEAGYGAVAPSIISDLYPREKRTRMLAYFYIAIPVGAAAGYGLGGWLTQAYSWHVAFFAGGVPGLILGVMAFFMPEPKRGAMDGPNAETKLPFLVGIKGLGRNAAFWAVTAGYTLMTFSIGGLGFWMPTYLVRERGMLADDSGFRFGAITAVAGLLGTVAGGWLGDKLDRKREGGGLWMSGVGLMLAAPCMYLAVNLKDVGLTFAAIGAAQFLIFLNSGPINAAIVNCVPPAFRAFAMGLNVLCIHLLGDAISPTLIGNIADASSLHTAIAINALPVLLGGVALLIGARLFRSAVPRTEATA; via the coding sequence ATGAGCACCTCCTCCGTGAGCCTCTCGCCCTCCCCTGCCGCGGCTCCAGCGACACCCGCCGCGAACGCGGGCTACGCGCTGCTCATCCTCACCCTCATCAACCTGGTCAACTACCTCGACCGGTACATCGTCGCCGTCGCGTTGCCGGGCATCCAGCAGGAGTTCCACATCAACGACACGCAGGCGGGCCTGCTGGGCACCATGTTCATCCTGGTGTTCATGCTGGCCTCGCCCGTGGGGGGCTACCTGGGTGACAGGTATCCGCGCCGGCTGCTCGTCGCGGGCGGAGTGCTGCTGTGGAGTCTGGCCACGGGAGCAAGCGGGCTCGCCACGTCCTTCGCCGCGCTGCTCATCGCTCGCGCGGTGATTGGCATCGGCGAAGCGGGTTATGGCGCGGTGGCGCCCAGCATCATCTCGGACCTGTACCCTCGCGAGAAGCGCACGCGGATGCTCGCGTACTTCTACATCGCCATCCCCGTGGGCGCGGCGGCGGGCTACGGACTGGGCGGTTGGTTGACGCAGGCATATTCGTGGCACGTGGCCTTCTTCGCGGGAGGCGTGCCGGGCCTGATTCTCGGGGTCATGGCCTTCTTCATGCCCGAGCCCAAACGCGGAGCCATGGATGGCCCCAACGCGGAGACGAAGCTGCCCTTCCTCGTCGGCATCAAGGGGCTGGGACGCAACGCGGCCTTCTGGGCGGTGACCGCGGGCTACACGCTGATGACGTTCTCCATCGGCGGCCTGGGCTTCTGGATGCCCACCTACCTGGTGCGTGAGCGAGGCATGCTGGCGGACGACTCCGGGTTCCGCTTCGGTGCGATTACGGCGGTCGCGGGCCTGTTGGGAACCGTGGCGGGTGGCTGGCTGGGAGACAAGCTGGACCGCAAGCGTGAGGGCGGTGGACTCTGGATGTCCGGCGTGGGCCTGATGCTGGCGGCGCCATGCATGTACCTGGCGGTCAACCTGAAGGACGTGGGCCTCACCTTCGCGGCCATTGGCGCGGCGCAGTTCCTCATCTTCCTCAACAGCGGCCCCATCAACGCCGCCATCGTCAACTGCGTGCCCCCCGCGTTCCGCGCCTTCGCCATGGGGCTCAACGTGCTGTGCATCCACCTGCTCGGTGATGCGATTTCGCCCACGCTCATCGGCAACATCGCCGATGCGTCGAGCCTCCACACCGCCATCGCCATCAACGCCTTGCCCGTGCTGCTGGGCGGCGTGGCGTTGCTCATCGGAGCCCGGCTGTTCCGCTCGGCGGTCCCCCGGACGGAAGCTACCGCCTGA